A section of the Estrella lausannensis genome encodes:
- the nuoK gene encoding NADH-quinone oxidoreductase subunit NuoK produces MEIFLFILISMAIFVVGLIGVLTRRNALIFFLSIELMLNAANLLFVGFARAWGNEVGFLWVFFILVVAASEAAVGFAIIINMFRHKQVVDVDQYNELRG; encoded by the coding sequence ATGGAGATCTTTCTTTTCATATTGATCAGCATGGCGATATTCGTTGTGGGACTGATCGGAGTGTTAACAAGAAGAAATGCCCTGATCTTTTTCTTAAGCATCGAGTTGATGCTGAATGCGGCGAATTTACTTTTTGTCGGTTTCGCGAGAGCTTGGGGAAATGAGGTCGGCTTTCTCTGGGTCTTTTTCATCTTAGTTGTCGCCGCCTCCGAAGCGGCGGTAGGATTTGCCATTATCATCAATATGTTCCGTCACAAGCAAGTTGTTGATGTGGATCAGTACAATGAACTAAGAGGGTAG
- the nuoL gene encoding NADH-quinone oxidoreductase subunit L encodes MELIIWTALFLPLLGFISLLSTSFFIKRTAAAVVGCSTVGVSFALFSLLLFFYQTEDLTPFSVTLFSWIPIKGIDADFLLLIDPLSLLMTLIVTGVGFLIHVYSAGYMDHDDDYARFFAFLNFFIFSMLLLVLSGHLLLMFVGWEGVGLASYLLIGFWYSRPKAAKAATKAFIVNRVGDLGFLLGLLLTFQTFGTGVVLDICQSLPKTYSQGAPVIEAMTLLFFIGAIGKSAQVPLHVWLADAMEGPTPVSALIHAATMVTAGVFLLTRFHCVYLLAPNTLAIVGYVGIGTSLFAALSAIGQTDLKRVLAYSTVSQLGLMFLACSVGSFYAAMFHLTMHAFVKALLFLSAGNVVHMMHGVTEMDKMGGLSRQFNKTHILFFIGVLGLSGIAPFAAFFSKDLILEEEMKAGHAYLTAIGLLVSTLTAFYLTRAYCLTFKGKSNMDVREASEVKEAPAVMLIPVTVLAFLTITGGLLGFSLKKAPLLEIFLQESDVTLQDRVASTGFHFSSEMMISVFMGLVGFVLSWVMYTKYRDRFKGQIVLLKKAFYIDELSVIFIIAPLKALAFLISGVFDPKFFQGSIQLAADGVSGASHLLQRAASGQIRSYIAWMALGLFAMSWILFF; translated from the coding sequence GTGGAATTGATCATCTGGACGGCTCTTTTTCTTCCTCTGCTGGGATTTATCTCGCTGCTCTCGACCTCCTTTTTTATCAAGAGGACTGCAGCGGCAGTCGTCGGCTGCAGTACGGTGGGTGTTTCGTTTGCACTCTTCTCTCTCTTATTGTTCTTCTATCAGACCGAGGATTTAACTCCGTTCTCCGTGACTCTATTTTCTTGGATTCCGATCAAGGGCATCGATGCCGATTTTCTTCTTTTGATCGATCCGCTTTCACTTTTGATGACTTTGATTGTGACGGGAGTTGGCTTTCTGATTCATGTCTATTCTGCCGGTTATATGGATCATGATGATGATTATGCGCGCTTTTTCGCCTTCCTTAACTTTTTCATTTTCTCGATGCTTCTTCTGGTGCTTTCAGGGCATCTTCTCTTGATGTTTGTCGGTTGGGAAGGCGTAGGGCTTGCCTCCTATCTGCTGATTGGGTTTTGGTACAGCCGTCCCAAGGCTGCAAAAGCTGCTACAAAGGCTTTCATCGTCAACCGCGTGGGAGACCTGGGATTCTTGCTGGGACTTCTTTTGACTTTTCAGACGTTTGGAACAGGTGTTGTTTTGGACATTTGCCAAAGCCTGCCGAAAACCTATTCTCAAGGGGCTCCCGTTATTGAGGCCATGACATTACTGTTTTTCATCGGTGCGATTGGAAAATCGGCGCAGGTTCCTTTGCATGTGTGGCTGGCAGACGCCATGGAAGGCCCGACTCCGGTTTCCGCCCTGATCCACGCTGCCACTATGGTGACAGCAGGAGTCTTTCTGCTGACAAGGTTTCATTGCGTCTACCTCCTCGCTCCGAATACTCTTGCCATTGTCGGCTATGTGGGAATCGGCACTTCGCTCTTTGCTGCCCTTTCAGCAATTGGACAGACCGATTTAAAAAGGGTCCTTGCTTATTCTACAGTAAGCCAGCTGGGATTGATGTTTTTGGCATGCAGCGTCGGCTCATTTTATGCGGCAATGTTTCACCTCACGATGCACGCGTTTGTGAAAGCCCTTCTCTTTTTGTCTGCCGGAAATGTCGTTCACATGATGCACGGTGTCACCGAGATGGATAAAATGGGTGGACTCTCGAGGCAGTTCAACAAAACGCACATACTCTTTTTTATCGGGGTTTTGGGTCTGTCGGGCATAGCTCCTTTCGCCGCTTTTTTCAGTAAAGACCTCATACTTGAAGAGGAAATGAAGGCCGGCCACGCCTATCTGACGGCGATCGGCCTGTTGGTATCGACACTGACAGCCTTCTACCTGACGCGGGCTTATTGCCTGACATTCAAGGGCAAGAGCAACATGGATGTTCGTGAAGCGTCTGAAGTTAAGGAGGCGCCAGCGGTCATGCTGATCCCTGTCACTGTCCTGGCTTTTCTGACGATTACAGGGGGACTCCTGGGCTTTTCTCTCAAGAAAGCTCCCCTGCTGGAAATTTTTCTGCAGGAGTCGGATGTTACTTTACAAGACAGGGTGGCCAGCACCGGGTTCCATTTCTCTTCCGAGATGATGATATCGGTGTTTATGGGACTTGTCGGTTTCGTCCTCTCTTGGGTCATGTATACGAAATATCGCGACCGCTTTAAGGGACAGATTGTGCTTTTGAAAAAGGCGTTTTATATAGACGAACTCTCTGTGATTTTTATTATCGCGCCCCTGAAAGCTTTAGCCTTTTTGATTTCCGGTGTTTTCGATCCTAAATTTTTTCAAGGTTCGATCCAGCTGGCGGCCGATGGAGTATCCGGAGCGTCTCATCTGTTGCAGAGGGCAGCTTCCGGTCAAATCAGATCGTATATTGCCTGGATGGCTCTTGGACTTTTTGCCATGAGCTGGATATTGTTTTTTTAA
- a CDS encoding NADH-quinone oxidoreductase subunit J, with product MSAVVILEAFLGLILIFSSLGVILAKKPVYSCLFFLLTLLTLATLYIELFTEFIGLLQVLVYGGAILVLFMFVIVLFQDAHEQIVNLPAMSSYPLLFMGGISLIGAFSYFCYRIFGFENPREEVREGFGSIHSIGKTLYLDYFFPFEVASLMILVALIGALYIGRKAR from the coding sequence ATGAGCGCTGTGGTTATCCTTGAAGCCTTTCTGGGTCTGATTCTCATTTTTTCCTCGCTGGGTGTGATCTTGGCAAAGAAGCCGGTTTACTCATGCCTCTTCTTTTTGCTCACACTTCTGACTCTCGCGACGCTCTACATTGAGCTTTTCACCGAATTCATCGGTCTTTTGCAGGTTCTTGTCTACGGCGGCGCGATCTTGGTTCTTTTCATGTTTGTGATCGTTCTTTTCCAAGATGCCCATGAACAGATCGTCAATCTGCCGGCAATGAGCTCCTATCCTCTTCTTTTCATGGGGGGCATTTCCTTGATCGGCGCGTTCTCCTATTTCTGCTATAGGATCTTCGGCTTCGAGAATCCGAGGGAAGAGGTGAGGGAAGGTTTTGGTTCGATCCATTCGATAGGAAAAACTCTTTATCTGGACTATTTTTTTCCTTTCGAAGTGGCTTCTCTGATGATTCTCGTCGCTTTAATAGGCGCATTATACATAGGAAGGAAGGCTAGATAA
- the nuoI gene encoding NADH-quinone oxidoreductase subunit NuoI: protein MKKTFSEIISMFRGLLIVLKHAFKRPVTIRYPEERRKLPPRSRGRHFLTKWEDGKERCVGCELCAIVCPSQAIYVKAATNEPGKEVSRGERHAKDYQINMLRCIFCGLCEEACPTGAVVLGTDYELSGTNRESLIYTKEMLTEKNPGDSGRDPKREI from the coding sequence ATGAAAAAAACTTTCTCTGAGATCATCTCGATGTTCAGGGGCCTTTTGATAGTATTAAAACATGCGTTCAAAAGACCTGTCACGATCCGCTACCCGGAAGAGAGGCGAAAGCTTCCCCCGCGCTCAAGGGGCCGTCATTTTCTGACCAAATGGGAAGATGGCAAGGAGAGATGTGTAGGCTGCGAGCTTTGCGCCATTGTCTGCCCGTCCCAGGCGATCTATGTCAAGGCGGCAACAAACGAACCGGGAAAGGAAGTTTCGAGAGGGGAGCGCCATGCCAAGGACTATCAGATTAACATGCTGAGGTGCATTTTTTGCGGTCTTTGCGAAGAGGCGTGTCCAACGGGGGCTGTTGTACTGGGCACCGATTACGAGCTTTCAGGAACCAATAGGGAATCTTTGATCTACACCAAAGAGATGCTGACCGAAAAAAATCCCGGTGATTCCGGTCGCGATCCGAAGAGGGAGATTTAG